Part of the Pyrobaculum calidifontis JCM 11548 genome, GCTAGTGGCCGCGTCTATAGTAGCTGGGAGAAGAGGTCGATGAAGTTGGCCACGAGGTCTCTCTGGAGGCAGGGGTACTGCCTCACGAGGGCCATTGCCAGCTCCTTTATCTCTGGGCAGAGCCTCCGCCCACAACGCCTCACCTCCACGGCGTCCAGGGCCCCGGGCCCCTCCCTAACAAGGTAGACAACGGCGGCCTCCTCCACCGGCATAGTGTAGGGGAAGTACCGGGGCCTCCTCCCCAGCGTATAGACGAGGCGGTCTCTAGTCAGCTTATCCAAGTGATACTTAAGGGTGCCTATGGGCATCCCCAACTCCTTGGCCAACAGCCTAAAGTACGGCCCGGGGCAACGGGCGATGTGGAGAAAAATATCCACATGAAGGGGAAAATTTGGATAAATAAATCTCAACTGGCCCGGCTCTCTCGTACGTCGCCGAGTGCGGACGTCGAGTTACATCTCTCGGATTATGCAAAGGTTTTAGACGTTAGAAGGTGGCGGAGGGGTGGACGAGCGGGAGTCGTTGGAGAAGATGAACGCTTGTTACTTGTGGTCATCTTGTCAGAGGGCATGTCGAAGCTGTTGAGGGCAAGGCGTAGCTGGCGCCATTCAGAACTTGCTAGCCTTTGAGCGACGACTTGCGTCAGCAACTTAGAGGCGGCGCCTTCACGAGCCCCTCTTCACTTGGTTGCAGGTGGTAGAGGGAGTAGAAGCGTCTTCACCCGTCGCTTCGTCGATGGCATATCTGTAGCTAGGTAGAGCGCTGTTTCTCGACGGCGAGGCCGCCTACGGCGCAGTGGAGGTCACAACGGCGTTACCAGTAGGCTTTTAAACAGCCGAATACGACCACGCCGAGCATGCAGGCACGTTGTCGGCAGTCTTGTCGAGGTGCGTAATTGGATTCTTCTCTTCCATCGGCCCTATAGACCTCAAGTGGTTGTCTAAAGACCGCGCGTGATTTCGGCAACAGCTTTTAAGCGGCTAATCGAGGAGACTTTGCCCAAGCTCGCCGAAGAGACTAAGCGTTGAGGGACTTTCACGGCTCTACACGCTCAAGACCTTTACCTATACCAAGAGGCGCTGAGATGCCTAGACTACAAAAGGATAGTGGACGAATATGTGAACCTAAGCTAGAGGCCTCATGTGGCTGACCTCCCGCGTGGATATGCCCTTAGGCAGAATTCCCTTGACATACCCTGCGCCGCGCTCCCGGGCGGCGGTGCCAAATACGTGCCACCGTGTAGCAGATGCAGTTTAAAACAAGTGTAGACAGCGTGGAAGTGAGGGAGTCGCCGAAACATACGTCTTCATAAGCACAACAGCCGCCAGCAGACAAACGGCAACAGCTGTAGTCGTGGTCATTTGCGCCAACTTACGTTTTTTGTACCGCCCTTCAACCCCCGTTTTTGACTGCAAAGTGTAAACAGATTACTGCGCTTTATCTCGAGGAAGTTGGCCAAATTCTCGGAGAGAGGAGAGGCTGAGCAAAGTGACTGCTCTTATACGTCTTGGGAAAATTCATCGGGGGAGGGGATGATGAGGCGCTTGGCAAGGGGTTTCTGCCCGACTCCAGGCTAGCTGACCTCCCCCTCTCTATGACAGTCTGCTTACATAGAAAAATTTTTCTCCGCTTACCCGATAGCCGATTGGTGAAAGGGGTGTACAGGGGAAGAGTGTGCTAAAACTGTCGGCGAGGGGAGAGGCTACAAGTAGTCTATGCCATCTACACCACCTCGGTGGAGATGATCTGTAGGGTAGCCCCCGCTTTTTCCGCCCATTTACGTTTTTACAACAATACCATTGTAAAATTAAGGTGTTACATCTATACAAGATGCAAAGAATTTGAAATTAATATAAAAAGGGAATGCGGCCGCCGGGATTTGAACCCGGGACCGCCCGTTGGAGGTCTTGCGACTGTCTTCAGCCGGGCGCTCTCCCGCTGAGCTACGGCCGCTGTGGTCTAATACACGGGTACTTTTAAGCTTTATCTCCCTCACCCTCGGCGTCTCGGCGGTCACGCCTTGGCGGCTCTGCGTGGAGACGCGAATATGTTAATAGCCACTGTCTCCAGTGCTTGGTACCTCCCTCTACGCTCTCTGCGGATTTGCTACATCGGCGCCGGCGCTTAAGCCTTTGCCGCTCGCTACTGTGCCATCTCAGTTTGTAATGTCCATCGTCAGTTGTATATGCCTCTCGTTTGTCTCGGGACGCCGCCATCGTAGGATGATTAAATACCGACCCCCGTGATGTAGGATAGGCATCCCCGTCTTGGTAAGCTACGAGCAAGAGGCCTTTATAGTGATATGTTTTATGGCAATATGGCAAAAGGTATCAAAGGACGCCAAGCCCAAGTGGAAAATAAGGGCATGCGGCGGCCGGGATTCGAACCCGGGATCAACGGCTCTCCTCGCCGAGCGTGGAAGGCTTGTGGGGGTTGCTCCCTCGCCATCCTAAACCAGGCTAGACTACCGCCGCTGTAGTCAACTATGTGGCATGTTTATAAGTTTAAGCCGTATCAACCAGCCTAAATTTGCCGATTGCGCTCAAACGGCTCAGCCCGTCGACAGAGATCCGTTGGGTGTAGTGCGCCGCCATCTGCGGCCCGTCTCGCGTTAGACCCAACACCTTGTGGCAAGATTTTTAAAACATCGTAGTAGTGTCTATGTGTCGCAGGTTGTTGTGCTCCTGCTTATTGTCCTAGGGGTCATAGTACTCCTCGTCGGCGTTGTTCTTGTGAGCTGGGCGCAGGGGGTCGGCTGGATGTTAGGTCTCCCATTTATCGCCCTAGGTCTCTACGCCGTATACACCGCGGGGCGCGCCTCGTGTAAACCCTCGTGACGTATCAACACCCTATTATTGGCTGTAGCACACATCTCTAAGCTAGGTAACGCTTCACGTCATCGCAGAGAACAAGTCCTTAATACACAGGCGAGACTAACTATCTTTGTTAATTGCGGTTAAAAATGCTATATAATTGAGTGCTGGCGGTTTTCGCCACGTGGCTTGCGTCAGCTTGGCCCCCTTCTAAGGCTCGAAGCGGCCCCTGGATTGCCCAATAACTCTACTTGTTTAGCCAGAAGAGTGAAGAAGACGCACCAGTTTTTGTTGCCCAGCCGATGGGGCTTTGAGGAGAGTCATCTCTGCTTGGGACATTTTTTATACCGGGCAAATTGTATGTGTGGATCATAGAGTATTGGCGATATTTCTCACGTCGTTTGTAACGCCGTTTGTGAATAGCACCTTGAGCATTGCGCTTCCCCAGGTGGCTAGGGAGTTTGGGATACCGCCTGCCGCCGCGGTCAGTTTGCTTGTGGTGTTGACGTTGGCCGTTGCCGCGTTGGCTCTGCCCATGGGTAGGCTGTCGGACGTCGTGGGGGCGCACCGCGTGTTTAGGGCTGGTCTACTGGTGGCGCTGGCTGGCCTCGCGGCGTCCTCTACCTCGCCCAGCCTCTACGCGCTGTATGCGGCTTTGGCGTTAATGGGCGGGGGGCTGGCGGCGGTCTTTGGGAGCAACAACGCACTTCTGGTGCAAATAGCGCCGCCTGGACGTAGGGCGTCTGTCGTGGGCATGAACTCCATGTTTGTATACATTGGCCTAGTCTCTGGGCCACTGGTTGGCGGCCTCCTCGCCTCTGTCTCGTGGCGCCTCATATTTCTCCCGGCGGTCGTCTTGACGGCCTTGGCGCATCTCCTCGTGGGTCCTCCACCCGCCGCACCGGGGAGGGGGGCTGGGTACGATTGGCCGGGGGCTCTACTCCTCTCCTCTGCAGTGGTCCTCCTCGTCATGGGCTTCGCCAATGTGGGCCTGGCGCTGACTGGCTTAGTCCTTCTGGCTTTGGCCGTGGTGCTTGAAAGTAGGCGCGAGGCGCCTATTCTCAACGTGAGGCTCTTTAAGGACGTCGTCTTTGCTTCGTCTGTGGCCTCGGCGTTCCTCAACTATCTCTCCACGGCGGCTCTCACGCCGGCCTTGAGCCTGCTTTACCAGTCCGTATACGGCGTGCCCCCAGGCGCCACGGGCGCCCTGCTCTCAGTTATGTCCATTGCAATGGCCGTCTTTGCCCCTCTCGCGGGCAGACTAAGCGATAGGTATCAGCCAGCGTTGCTTGCGGCGGCTGGCTCGGCAATTCTCGCCGCATCCCTCTTCCTCTACTCTCGCGGCACGCCCATCCAATGGGCCCCCCTCTACCTCTTCGCCATAGGGCTGGGCTTTGCCCTCTTCATTGTCCCCAACACAACCATTATTTTGACATCGGCTCCGCCTGGGGTAGCCTCTGCCATGGTCGCCGAGGCGAGGGTCTTGGGGCAGTCTGCCAGCAACTCCCTGGCGGCCTACGTCTTGCAAAGGGCAGGAGGCTTGGAGGCCGGCGTGTACGACTTGTTGACCCTCTTGGGCTACTTCGCCGTTGCCACCGCGGCGTTGAGCTTGGCGCGCTACTTGCGCAGGCTAGCCCATTAGGCCCCAGTCGGGGACTTTGAAGTCTTTTCTCAGCGGATACAGCGGCTTGCCCGTCTTCTCGTCGATGCAGCAGTCTGGGTCGAGGAGAAAGCGCTTGCCCATGTGCGGATTTCCCTCAAACCATATGCCAAACATCTCGTGGCACTCCCTCTCCTCGTAGTCGGCTGATGGGAAGATGTCAGCTATGGAGGCGATCTTTGGGTCGTCCCGCGGTATCTCGGCACGTACGTGGAGAAGCTGGTTTTTGAGCTCCGGCGAGAGGTATGAGGCAAAGACGTACATCACCAAGAACTTCTTCTCCCCTACGTAGTCCACGGCGCTGAGGGAGAGGACGTGGTCAAAGCCCATGGACTTGACCGCGTTGGCCACGTCCCGTATCTTCGCGGCGGGGACCATGACGCAGAGGTGGCCCTCCGGCGTCACTCCGTGGGACAGCACCGCGCCCCCCAGCGCCTCTTTCACCTTGGCCAAGAGCGGGTGGTCGGCTGGCTGGGGGCACTTGGGCGGGGCCTTCGCCGACATACTACTGCGCCGGTTGTTGCTGTTGTGGGGCTGGGGCCGCCGGCTTGGCCGCGGGCGGCTTAGGCGGAGGCGGCAGATAAGGCGTCAAGTCCACTTTCACTGGCTCCACGTAGGGCCCCGGCTTACCCTTGATCTTGTTGTGGAGCATGATGAACGCCCTAATCACTGCCTCGGGGGTGGGCGGACACCCGGCGATATATACATCCACTGGCACTACTGTGTCCACCTGCACCACGTGGTACGAGTTCCAGAAGAGTCCTCCCCGCACGGCGCAGGCCCCCATGGCGATTACGAACTTGGGCTCCGGCATCTGCTCGTACACCTGCTTCAACACCTTGGCCATCTTCTTGGTCACGGTACCCTCCACCAGTATCACATTGCTCTGCCTCATGGTGTGGAACGGGAGGACTCCCCACCTCTCTGCGTCAAAGCCTGGGGCAGAAGTGTGGGCAACCTCGACCCCGCAACAAGAGGTGACCAAGTGGACGGGCCAGAGCGACCACCTAACGCCCCACTTGAAGAGCGGCTCTAGCTTAGCCTTCTTCATCAAAAACTCCCTCAATGCCTGAGCCATGGGCATAGGTGGAAAACTCTTTAAATATGTTGCTACCACAGACGGTGGCTGAAAGGGTTCGGCGCAGAGCCGTGAAGAAAAGCCCTACACGAGGACTTCTCACTCGGCCAGTAGCACCCTGGCGTATTCTGCCAGCGAGTTTCTTATGGCCGCGTCTTCTACTTGGAGCGCTATGGCGAGGATTAGCTGGGCTAGGATGGGCCTCCTCTCCTCTTCTGGAAGCGCGTTGAGGATGTTGGCAGCGATGGTCGACGCGAGGCCTACCGCCTCGTCGACTTTTAGCTCTAGGTCTGAAAGAGCGGCGAAGACCTTCTCCTCTGTCTTATACAAGATGTAGAGGGTGGTAAGCATTAGCAAGTCGCCCTCGTCTATTTGCAACTTCTCTGCCCACTCTTGCACCTTTTCTGGGTCGCTCGACATGTATTGAACAAATTTTTCAAGCTCGGCCCGGGGTATTGAGAACATCTTCTCGGCGTCTGCCAGAAATTGTGCAACCCAGTCCACGGGCTATACTTGGACTATATTTAAAGTAGTAAGTTGAAAATACGTGTTCTCGCGCGTTGGGACTGGATGGGTGTACGAGGGGTACTTCGGCGTGGACACCCCCGAGGAGGCCGGGGCGAGCACTGTCCTAGTGACGCACCACCACGAGAGACACGTGGCGGGGGCCCGCCGGGCCAAGCTCGTGGTGATTAACCCATTGGAGTACGGCATGGCCAGCGACCTCGGCCGCGCCTTGCGCTACGCCGAGGTGGTGCTCAAGAGGGCAGGGGCCCCCCGCGACTACAGGCCTAAGATATCTGCGGGGCCCTTCGCGGGGAGAGTCCACACCTTCACCGCCGGGTGGGTCGACTTGGGCGACCTCTCTGTGAGAGTAATCCCCTGTGGCTCGCATACGTGGGGCCACACCTGCTACGGGGTGGGAAACGTCATCTTCACGGGGGACCTGGACGGCTGGATTGTGAGCGTCCCCACTTTCATCAACGTGGTGTCCTCTCTAAAGGGCCTCAAGGGCTATGTGGCATATACAGGCGGCGGGGAGCGCGTGGAGGCTGAGGAATTCGCCGCGGCGCTGGAGGGCAAGTTTAGAAAACTCCTAAGGGCGTATATGGAATGTGTTGGCGAGGGGACGCCCTACAGAATTGCGCTGTGTGCCAGAGGAGGAGGCGACGTGCTTAGGCTCTCCGAGGAGGGGCTCGCCTTCGTCAAATACTTGGCAGAGGGCGGCTATGTAAAAATTACAAACTCGACGCCCTACGTGGTCAAGCGCGTCGCATAGCTCCTGCGAGGGCCGGACGTACACGGCCGGGGGCACATTGGCGGAGGCAACCCACAGCCGCACCCTGCATCCCATGTAGCCCGAGACAGATAGTCAGTC contains:
- a CDS encoding MFS transporter; translation: MDHRVLAIFLTSFVTPFVNSTLSIALPQVAREFGIPPAAAVSLLVVLTLAVAALALPMGRLSDVVGAHRVFRAGLLVALAGLAASSTSPSLYALYAALALMGGGLAAVFGSNNALLVQIAPPGRRASVVGMNSMFVYIGLVSGPLVGGLLASVSWRLIFLPAVVLTALAHLLVGPPPAAPGRGAGYDWPGALLLSSAVVLLVMGFANVGLALTGLVLLALAVVLESRREAPILNVRLFKDVVFASSVASAFLNYLSTAALTPALSLLYQSVYGVPPGATGALLSVMSIAMAVFAPLAGRLSDRYQPALLAAAGSAILAASLFLYSRGTPIQWAPLYLFAIGLGFALFIVPNTTIILTSAPPGVASAMVAEARVLGQSASNSLAAYVLQRAGGLEAGVYDLLTLLGYFAVATAALSLARYLRRLAH
- a CDS encoding MBL fold metallo-hydrolase, whose amino-acid sequence is MFSRVGTGWVYEGYFGVDTPEEAGASTVLVTHHHERHVAGARRAKLVVINPLEYGMASDLGRALRYAEVVLKRAGAPRDYRPKISAGPFAGRVHTFTAGWVDLGDLSVRVIPCGSHTWGHTCYGVGNVIFTGDLDGWIVSVPTFINVVSSLKGLKGYVAYTGGGERVEAEEFAAALEGKFRKLLRAYMECVGEGTPYRIALCARGGGDVLRLSEEGLAFVKYLAEGGYVKITNSTPYVVKRVA
- a CDS encoding NADH-quinone oxidoreductase subunit C gives rise to the protein MSAKAPPKCPQPADHPLLAKVKEALGGAVLSHGVTPEGHLCVMVPAAKIRDVANAVKSMGFDHVLSLSAVDYVGEKKFLVMYVFASYLSPELKNQLLHVRAEIPRDDPKIASIADIFPSADYEERECHEMFGIWFEGNPHMGKRFLLDPDCCIDEKTGKPLYPLRKDFKVPDWGLMG
- a CDS encoding transcriptional regulator, with the protein product MDIFLHIARCPGPYFRLLAKELGMPIGTLKYHLDKLTRDRLVYTLGRRPRYFPYTMPVEEAAVVYLVREGPGALDAVEVRRCGRRLCPEIKELAMALVRQYPCLQRDLVANFIDLFSQLL
- a CDS encoding NADH-quinone oxidoreductase subunit B, with amino-acid sequence MAQALREFLMKKAKLEPLFKWGVRWSLWPVHLVTSCCGVEVAHTSAPGFDAERWGVLPFHTMRQSNVILVEGTVTKKMAKVLKQVYEQMPEPKFVIAMGACAVRGGLFWNSYHVVQVDTVVPVDVYIAGCPPTPEAVIRAFIMLHNKIKGKPGPYVEPVKVDLTPYLPPPPKPPAAKPAAPAPQQQQPAQ